A single window of Oreochromis aureus strain Israel breed Guangdong linkage group 7, ZZ_aureus, whole genome shotgun sequence DNA harbors:
- the LOC116331787 gene encoding alpha-synuclein-like: MDALMKGFSKAKDGVVAAAEKTKQGVTGAAEMTKDGVMYVGTKTKDGVTTVAGKTVSGVSQVGEAVVTGVTAVAQKTVEGAGTIAAATGLVKKDPAKQSDDASAVQDVAESPVDTDPADVTEEDSDE, from the exons ATGGACGCGTTAATGAAGGGTTTCTCTAAAGCCAAGGACGGGGTCGTGGCAGCGGCCGAGAAAACCAAGCAGGGAGTGACCGGAGCGGCTGAGATGACGAAAGACGGGGTCATGTATGTCG GTACTAAAACAAAGGATGGAGTCACAACAG TTGCAGGTAAAACTGTGTCTGGAGTTTCTCAAGTGGGTGAAGCAGTGGTTACTGGAGTTACTGCCGTGGCCCAGAAAACCGTGGAGGGCGCGGGCACCATCGCCGCTGCCACCGGACTGGTCAAGAAGGACCCGGCCAAACAA AGTGACGATGCCTCAGCGGTACAGGATGTGGCAGAGTCACCAGTTGATACCGACCCTGCTGATGTCACAGAG GAGGACTCTGACGAATAA